A single Deinococcus terrestris DNA region contains:
- a CDS encoding DUF2442 domain-containing protein produces MDVDARSRGAKVRCSIPVEAATQTSALGGITEVLVEPGVHQLWVTLGHEQTYRLDLQPLLDIETHRTLRLTTLFARVQVGPGGQHLIWPGGVQLDLPSLLEKPGAQLPARTLAVVPARHRYRPLLPYLLHQQPATYLRPTPIEPVTVQRLLRLRTSELDQVLRGVPVPAEPLLNRLYDLGVFLTSHFAEDHLYALMRRPWRYGEQQCPRQPLLHTMLGCLQNGRPDLIERPCMLIATGE; encoded by the coding sequence ATGGACGTGGACGCTCGCTCCCGAGGAGCAAAGGTGAGGTGCAGCATCCCGGTAGAGGCCGCGACACAAACCTCCGCTTTGGGCGGGATCACCGAGGTCTTAGTGGAACCCGGCGTCCACCAGCTCTGGGTGACCCTCGGCCATGAACAGACCTATCGTCTGGACCTCCAACCTCTGTTGGACATCGAGACGCACCGCACCCTACGGCTGACGACCCTGTTCGCTCGGGTGCAGGTCGGCCCGGGGGGCCAGCACCTCATCTGGCCCGGAGGAGTCCAACTGGACCTCCCCTCCCTCCTGGAAAAGCCCGGCGCACAGCTCCCAGCGAGAACCCTAGCTGTTGTTCCAGCCCGACACCGCTACCGGCCCCTGCTGCCCTATCTGCTGCACCAACAGCCAGCCACCTACCTACGCCCCACTCCCATCGAGCCGGTGACGGTCCAGCGGCTTCTCCGCTTACGTACCAGCGAGCTCGATCAAGTGCTTCGGGGTGTCCCCGTCCCTGCAGAGCCACTGCTCAACCGCCTCTACGACCTTGGCGTCTTCCTCACCAGCCATTTCGCTGAGGACCATCTCTACGCCCTGATGCGCCGGCCCTGGCGGTACGGCGAGCAACAGTGCCCCCGGCAACCCCTCCTCCACACCATGCTCGGCTGCCTCCAGAACGGACGCCCCGATCTCATTGAGCGTCCCTGCATGCTCATTGCAACAGGAGAGTAA